A genomic region of Metopolophium dirhodum isolate CAU chromosome 1, ASM1992520v1, whole genome shotgun sequence contains the following coding sequences:
- the LOC132939469 gene encoding uncharacterized protein LOC132939469, with product MSNDLECMCCSEFDNVKQLLDSKKCVTATASFEKIILDEEILNITRQQMIMKTKNKLKKKQLSALEVPNKTWRYICYVQFTHWVNSWTSLGKGVRVVIPACVINKIRNKYPEKDGLYVGFKKSNT from the exons ATGTCGAACGATTTAGAATGCATGTGTTGTTCAGAATTTGATAACGTAAAACAATTATTGGattcaaaaaaatgtgttacTGCTACTGCTtcctttgaaaaaattattttagatgaagaaatattgaatattactcGCCAACAGATgattatgaaaactaaaaataaattgaagaaaAAGCAGTTGAGCGCGTTAGAAGTACCGAATAAAACATGGAGATATATTTGTTATGTTCAGTTTACTCATTGGGTTAATTCATGGACTTCATTGGGaaaag gagTCAGAGTTGTCATTCCTGCATGTgtcataaacaaaataagaaataagtACCCGGAAAAAGATGGACTGTATGTTGGtttcaaaaaatcaaataca
- the LOC132935334 gene encoding uncharacterized protein LOC132935334: MVLTELESIHEKLIRLNVKGLMKITYYMNWIPMVIMIVNVMVGIITTILWTIRHKHLFDIKEMVIMLVSNICQSFVLFEYILLITYIKWMVYMINEQIPERRCCLSTYRDMYLEVIECLHQVNKSIYGVPAIVVFIASNVAEIIVSIYGSLLFPRDYINDSYLILSSICLLSKIVNILTLYMIGDVTEKEVNRMSFVLHQRSLIERNPRIKRQIKFFLLRRLHEHYYFELYGMCHIIIRQLFSLSNKAIGY, encoded by the exons ATGGTATTGACTGAACTTGAATCAATTCACGAAAAATTGATACGTCTGAATGTAAAAGGGCTGatgaaaataacatattatatgaattggATTCCTATGGTTATAATGATTGTAAATGTGATGGTAGGGATTATAACTACAATTCTATGGACGATAAGGCATAAACATTTGTTTGATATAAAAGAAATG GTCATAATGCTGGTTTCAAATATTTGCCAATCCTTTGTTCTTTTTGaatatatactacttataaCATACATAAAGTGGATGGTCTACATGATAAATGAACAAATTCCGGAAAGAAGATGTTGTTTAAGTACCTACAGAGACATGTATTTGGAAGTTATAGAATGCTTACATCAAGTCAATAAATCAATATACGGTGTGCCGGccattgttgtttttattgcatcAAATGTCGCTGAAATCATTGTTTCTATATACGGAAGTTTATTGTTTCCTAGAGATTATATTAATGATTCTTATTTAATTCTTTCTTCCATATGTCTGTTGTCGAAAATAGTCAATATTCTAACTTTATACATGATTGGTGATGTTACAGAAAAagag GTAAATCGGATGAGTTTTGTCTTACATCAACGATCCTTAATAGAAAGAAACCCTAGAATTAAACGtcag atcaagttttttttactaCGCAGATTACACGAACACTACTATTTTGAGCTGTATGGAatgtgtcatattattataagacaacTATTTAGTTTATCAAACAAAGCAATTGGTTATTAg
- the LOC132939476 gene encoding uncharacterized protein LOC132939476: protein MLILLLLLSTTKIRGATGTGEDTKITVSPGAFFNEIKETIMYDKSIPLIYTQSTVKDNINNFGETLEIEKYCKNKKNHNNYCNIVQQSITLLNNLNKNINDNDIKTMEFLENRNTFDSKKRSKRGIQFVGDFYNFCCNVATDKQIKNFYNNEERLAEQVIKFDPEVYELTSLIYLSCYELTFIGTFFFYIWRIFFDNPLSMVLTELESIHEKLIRLNVKGLMKITYYMNWIPMVIMIVNVMVGIITTILWTIRHKHLFDIKEMVIMLVSNICQSFVLFEYILLITYIKWMVYMINEQIPERRCCLSTYRDMYLEVIECLHQVNKSIYGVPAIVVFIASNVAEIIVSIYGSLLFPRDYINDSYLILSSICLLSKIVNILTLYMIGDVTEKEVNRMSFVLHQRSLIERNPRIKRQIKFFLLRRLHEHYYFELYGMFHINIRQLFSLLNKAIGYLVIQTLFKLNK from the exons ATGCTGAtactattactattgttatcaacaacaaaaataagaGGAGCAACAGGAACGGGAGAAGACACAAAAATTACTGTATCACCTGGGGCATTCTTCAACGAAATCAAGGAAACCATAATGTACGATAAAAGTATACCACTTATATACACGCAAAGCACGGTAAAagacaatataaacaatttcggGGAAACTTTGGAAATAGAAAAATActgcaaaaacaaaaaaaatcataataattattgtaatatcgtaCAGCAATCGATTACGCtattaaataatctaaataaaaacatcaaCGATAACGACATTAAAACAATGGAATTTCTAGAAAATAGAAACACCTTCGATTCTAAGAAAAGGTCGAAACGAGGAATACAATTCGTAGGAGATTTCTATAACTTCTGCTGCAATGTAGCAAcggataaacaaattaaaaatttttataataatgaagaaaGATTAGCCGAACAG gtCATAAAATTTGATCCGGAAGTTTATGAACTAACGTCTTTAATATATCTCAGCTGTTATGAATTAACTTTTATTGGAACATTCTTCTTTTATATTTGGCGGATATTTTTCGATAATCCACTATCCATGGTATTGACTGAACTTGAATCAATTCACGAAAAATTGATACGTCTGAATGTAAAAGGGCTGatgaaaataacatattatatgaattggATTCCTATGGTTATAATGATTGTAAATGTGATGGTAGGGATTATAACTACAATTCTATGGACGATAAGGCATAAACATTTGTTTGATATAAAAGAAATG GTCATAATGCTGGTTTCAAATATTTGCCAATCCTTTGTTCTTTTTGaatatatactacttataaCATACATAAAGTGGATGGTCTACATGATAAATGAACAAATTCCGGAAAGAAGATGTTGTTTAAGTACCTACAGAGACATGTATTTGGAAGTTATAGAATGCTTACATCAAGTCAATAAATCAATATACGGTGTGCCGGccattgttgtttttattgcatcAAATGTCGCTGAAATCATTGTTTCTATATACGGAAGTTTATTGTTTCCTAGAGATTATATTAATGATTCTTATTTAATTCTTTCTTCCATATGTCTGTTGTCGAAAATAGTCAATATTCTAACTTTATACATGATTGGTGATGTTACAGAAAAagag GTAAATCGGATGAGTTTTGTCTTACATCAACGATCCTTAATAGAAAGAAACCCTAGAATTAAACgtcag atcaagttttttttactaCGCAGATTACACGAACACTACTATTTTGAGCTGTATGGAatgtttcatattaatataagacaactatttagtttattaaacaaAGCAATTGGTTATTTAGTAATACAAACTTTGttcaaattgaataaataa